The proteins below are encoded in one region of Rhizobacter sp.:
- a CDS encoding tripartite tricarboxylate transporter substrate binding protein — protein MNLHHRVARRAALGLLSACALAAASPMASAQAWPTKPVRIVVPYAPGGTSDAAARLLAERLGPVLGQTVVVENRAGASGTTGIDAMAKSTDGHTFAFAAISPLTLNPHLQKVPYDPLKDVAPVAAVMYSPIYFVATSAFTGKTFADAIAQAKAKPGALNVATSGMGSVGHLMLEHIGKKAGVKFNHIPYKGSGQVINDAAGGQFELFTTNPSPAVNGLIAQGKLRVLAVAAGHRLPAFPDAPTFTELGHPDANLSSVFGLFAPARTPVEVQKRLNTEVNKVLAEKDVQERLSKLDNIVSPASIEQFSAQVLREHEANARVIKDAGIKLE, from the coding sequence ATGAACCTTCACCACCGTGTTGCCCGCCGTGCCGCCCTCGGCCTCTTGTCCGCCTGCGCCCTGGCCGCGGCGTCGCCGATGGCCTCGGCGCAGGCCTGGCCTACGAAGCCGGTGCGCATCGTCGTGCCCTACGCCCCCGGTGGCACGAGCGATGCGGCCGCGCGCCTGCTGGCCGAGCGCCTGGGCCCGGTCCTCGGGCAGACGGTGGTGGTGGAAAACCGCGCCGGCGCGAGCGGCACCACCGGCATCGACGCGATGGCCAAGTCGACCGACGGGCACACCTTCGCCTTCGCCGCGATCAGCCCGCTCACGCTCAACCCGCATCTGCAGAAGGTGCCCTACGACCCGCTGAAGGATGTGGCCCCGGTAGCGGCAGTGATGTACTCGCCGATCTACTTCGTGGCGACCTCAGCTTTCACCGGCAAGACCTTCGCCGACGCGATCGCGCAGGCCAAGGCCAAGCCGGGTGCGCTCAACGTGGCGACCTCGGGCATGGGCAGCGTGGGCCACCTGATGCTCGAGCACATCGGCAAGAAGGCCGGCGTGAAGTTCAACCACATCCCCTACAAGGGCAGCGGCCAGGTCATCAACGATGCGGCGGGTGGGCAATTCGAGCTCTTCACCACCAACCCCAGCCCTGCGGTCAACGGGCTCATTGCGCAGGGCAAGCTGCGCGTGCTGGCCGTGGCGGCGGGGCACCGGCTGCCGGCGTTTCCCGATGCGCCGACCTTCACCGAACTGGGCCACCCGGATGCCAACCTGAGTTCGGTCTTCGGCCTCTTCGCGCCGGCGCGCACGCCGGTCGAGGTGCAGAAGCGCTTGAACACCGAAGTCAACAAGGTGTTGGCGGAGAAGGACGTTCAAGAGCGGCTGTCGAAGCTCGACAACATCGTGAGTCCGGCGAGCATCGAGCAGTTCAGTGCCCAGGTGCTGCGTGAACACGAGGCGAATGCACGCGTCATCAAAGACGCCGGGATCAAACTCGAATGA
- a CDS encoding MFS transporter: MSVGVYLAVVQFFFALCWTVYVAYLPQLAAQVGIPKSAVIWILMLDQLIFVLSDYAFGVASDRAAKVVGRLGRIVVAVTLLSCAAFLALPLVAPSGSAPLFLLLVVLWSITSSALRAPPLTLVGRHAARPQLPWLVALSVFGLGVANAIAPYLTLQLREVDPRGPFLLASVALALVTWGIVAAERQLVRDGAAKPASPAPVELPAIPGFLAAAVLAAVAFQVHSFFNSAPLYLRFAAPDQLAWLAPVFWVGFNLALLPAGALAKRVGAWRVMAAAALLAGVATWAAGQAPSLNALIAAQALAGAGWGFLLMSAFSTALALGHTGHEGRLGGALSSVLALAALSRMAVLAGGWHKTPEVQALLAWAPAAGWVAAGAVLWWATRRRPA; encoded by the coding sequence ATGAGCGTCGGCGTCTACCTCGCCGTCGTCCAGTTCTTCTTCGCGCTGTGCTGGACGGTCTACGTGGCCTACCTGCCGCAGCTGGCGGCGCAGGTGGGCATCCCCAAATCGGCGGTGATCTGGATCCTGATGCTGGACCAGCTCATCTTCGTGCTGAGCGACTACGCCTTCGGCGTGGCCAGCGACCGGGCGGCGAAGGTGGTGGGGCGGCTCGGGCGCATCGTGGTGGCGGTGACGTTGCTCTCGTGCGCCGCGTTCCTTGCGCTGCCGCTGGTGGCGCCGTCGGGCTCGGCCCCGCTCTTCCTGCTGCTGGTGGTGCTGTGGTCGATCACCTCCTCGGCGCTGCGCGCACCGCCGCTCACGCTCGTGGGCCGGCACGCGGCCCGGCCGCAGCTGCCGTGGCTCGTGGCCCTGTCGGTGTTCGGGCTGGGCGTGGCGAACGCGATCGCGCCTTACCTCACGCTGCAGCTGCGCGAGGTCGACCCGCGCGGCCCCTTCCTGCTCGCGAGCGTGGCCTTGGCGCTCGTGACCTGGGGCATCGTGGCGGCCGAGCGCCAGCTGGTGCGCGACGGAGCGGCCAAGCCTGCGTCGCCCGCGCCGGTGGAGTTGCCGGCCATCCCCGGCTTCCTGGCGGCAGCGGTGCTGGCGGCGGTGGCCTTCCAGGTGCACAGCTTCTTCAACAGCGCGCCGCTCTACCTGCGCTTTGCCGCGCCCGACCAGCTGGCCTGGCTGGCGCCGGTGTTCTGGGTCGGCTTCAACCTGGCGCTCCTGCCGGCCGGGGCGCTGGCCAAACGCGTGGGCGCGTGGCGGGTGATGGCGGCGGCAGCGCTGCTGGCGGGCGTCGCCACTTGGGCGGCCGGGCAGGCGCCGAGCCTGAACGCACTCATCGCGGCGCAAGCCCTGGCCGGCGCGGGCTGGGGCTTCCTGCTGATGAGCGCGTTCTCCACCGCCTTGGCGCTCGGCCACACCGGGCACGAAGGCCGGCTCGGCGGGGCGCTCTCGTCGGTGCTGGCGCTGGCGGCGCTGTCGCGCATGGCGGTGCTGGCCGGTGGCTGGCACAAGACACCCGAGGTACAGGCGCTCCTCGCCTGGGCGCCCGCGGCGGGCTGGGTGGCGGCGGGTGCCGTTCTGTGGTGGGCGACACGCCGCCGCCCTGCATGA